The sequence GTCGTTGAGGGGCATGCCGCCCATGGTGGAGGAGCGGCCACCGCGTCGGGAAGGGTTCGTCGAACCTTGGGCGAATGTCACGCTTTCGATCGTACGTTCCTGGTCAGCGCGATCTTGAGGCGCCCACCCACGGGGATCGCGCCCCCGTAATTCACCTGGACGTCACCCGATGTTGTGTCCATCTCACTCGACAGTTACCGGTGGGGCGGAATGGTGCATGGACATGACCAACTCGCGACGTGTCGTGTCCCTCTCCCGCACCTTCGTGGCCACGGCGCTGGGTACGTGTCTCATCGCCGGATGCGGGACGATCCCCGGGGGCTCGGGGGGCTCCGAGGGCACCGTCACCGTCCTGACCTTCGCACCGGAAGACACCAAAGCGACCAACATGCCCGGAATGACCGGCATGGCCAAGGCGTACGAGCGCTGGGTGAACTCCAAGGGCGGGATCAACGGCCGCAAGCTTCGCGTACTGACCTGCAACGAGAAGAACACGGCGTCCGGCGCCGCCGACTGCGCCCGCAAGGCCGTCGCCGAGAAGGCCATCGCCGTCGTCGGCTCCTACAGTCAGCACGGCCGCGCCTTCATGGCACCGCTGGAGGCCGAGGGCATCCCCTTCATCGGCGGCTACGGGGTCTCCTCCGAGGAGTTCCAGTCCCCGCTGTCCTACCCGGTCAACGGCGGCCAGCCCGTCCTGATCGCGGGCGCCGGCCACCAGCTGGGCCGGGCCTGCAACCAGGTCGCCCTGGTCCGCCCCGACACCCTCGCGGGCGACACCCTGCCGGTCCTCCTCAACGCCGGGCTGCGGGCCAACAAGATGGCCGACGCCTCCGACATCCGGGCCGCCGAGGATTCGGCCGACTTCGGACCGGAGGCCCGCGAGGCCCTCGCGCACACCAGCGGCACCGGCAAGGAGAAGGAAAAGGAGAAGGGCTGCGTGACCGCCGTCCTCGGCGAGCGCACCGAGACCTTCTTCGACGCCTTCCGCCGGACCGACGCCCAGCGCAAGAAGCCGCAGATCTCCTCCGTGCTCGGCAGCGTCAGCCAGTCCCTGGTGGACCGCACGGGCGGCAAGGAGAGCCCCTTCGAGGGCGCGTACCTGACCAGCTGGTACCCGGTGGCCGCCGATCCGCTCTGGGAGCCCATGCGGAAGGTGGTCTCCGACTTCGCGTTCGGCGACGACACCGTCGACCCCGACGACAGCGGGGCGCAGACCACCTGGATCGCGTACACGGTGCTCAGCGAGATCCTCAAGCGGTTCAAGGAGGGCGAGCAGATCACCGGCCCCAAGGTCAAGCGCGCCCTGAACGAGTCGCAGCCGGTCAACACCGGCGGTCTCACCCCGAACCTGAGCTGGCGCTACCAGGACATGCGCGCCGTCGCCGGCTTCCCCCGCATCGTCAACGGACAGGTCACCTTCCAGATCGTGCAGGCCGGGCGCCTCGTGGCGCAGCCCGGCGAGCGGTCGCTGGACATGACCCCGACCCTGGTGACGGCCCCGCCCATGGCCTGACGCGGACCCCGCGGACCCGGGATCCGGGTCCGCGGGCTCCGGGCCTGGCTCAGAGCTGGGACTTGTCCCGCTTGGTGAGGCCGTACTTGCCCGCGATCGCGTTCCACATGGTCGCGGCGGACTCCTTGGCCTTCGTGGCCTCGCCGCTCGACCGGTTGCCGTCGGAGGCGTTCTTGGTGGACTTGGCCTTGCCGTCCTTGCACTTGTCGTCGTCGACGTCGTCCGCCCAGGCCGCGTAGCTGTTGTCGGCGTCCGCCGAGGCCTGCCAGGCCTTGGTCAGGGACGCGGACAGCTTCGCGTGGTCCGGGAGCTGGTCCACCTTCAGCTCCTGGAGGCGGGTGATCAGCTCCTCGCGCTGGCGGGCCGCGTCGCGCAGGTCGGCGGCCGCCTGGTCGAGGTTGTTGCAGCCCTTGATGTCCTCGACGGCCTTGATCACCGCGGCCCGGCTGTCGTTGCTGTCCGCGAGGACCTTGTCCAGCTGGACGGCCTGCGGGCGCGCCGGGTCGACCGGGGCCTCGCCGCCGGGGGCCGCGGAACCGCCGCTCGCCGTCGGGGCGGCGGCGACCGCGCCCGGGTCGTTGTTCTGCGGCTTGTCGTCGGCGAGCAGCGAACCGACGCCGAGCCCGACGACGGCCAGGCCTATGACCACCGCGGCGATGATCGCGGGCGAGACCTTGCGCCCGGTCTCCGGGGGCGGCGGGGGCGGGGCGTACTGCTGCTGCGGGTGGGGCTGCTGGTGCTGCGGGTGCGGCTGCTGGTACTGGGCCTGCTGCGGCCGCTGCGGCTGGGGGCGCTGCGGCGGCCGGCGCAGCACGGGCTCCTGCACGGGCGGCAGGTGCTGCGTGTGCCCGGCGGAGTCGTCTCCCCGGAAGAGCCCGTCGAACCCGTCCACGGCGCGGTCGGCGGGGACCGGCGGGATGTACTGGGTCGCCGCCTCCTCGTGCGCGGGCGCGGCCGGAACCGGCGGGATGTACTGCGTCGCGGCCTCGTCGTGCGCGGGCGTGGGCGCGGCCGGCACGGGCGGGATGTACTGCGTCGCCGCCTCGTCGTGGCCGGGCGCGGCCGGGACCGGCGGAATGTACTGGGTCGCGGCCTCGGGCAGCGGCGGGTAGCCGTAGCCGTGCGGATCCCCCGGCCCCTCGTAGCCGGGCCCCACCACATGACCGGGCGCGGCCTCCGGGCCGGGATAGGCCTGCGGGCCGGGATAGGCCTGCGGATATCCGTACGCGGCCCCGGGCTGCTGCAGCTGCTGCTGTTCCGGCTGCTGCATCGCCTGCTGGGGTGCCTGCTGCTCCGGGTACGCCTGGTACCCGGACGCCGGGTCCGGACCCCACGGGCCACCCGGCTGGGGGGCGCCCCCTTGTCCGCTCTGCGTCACCGGGACTCCTTATCCGACTCGCCCGACCCTACGGAACCGTCGGGTCACGCTACCCCGTCACGCACCGCCACCGTGAGAGCACCCCGAACCCCGTCCGGCCTCGCCCTACGGGTGTCCCGCCGATCGGGCCGGGCCCGACGGACGGGACACCCCGCCTACGCCGTCACCTCCAGCCGCGCCGCGAACTC comes from Streptomyces virginiae and encodes:
- a CDS encoding ABC transporter substrate-binding protein — protein: MTNSRRVVSLSRTFVATALGTCLIAGCGTIPGGSGGSEGTVTVLTFAPEDTKATNMPGMTGMAKAYERWVNSKGGINGRKLRVLTCNEKNTASGAADCARKAVAEKAIAVVGSYSQHGRAFMAPLEAEGIPFIGGYGVSSEEFQSPLSYPVNGGQPVLIAGAGHQLGRACNQVALVRPDTLAGDTLPVLLNAGLRANKMADASDIRAAEDSADFGPEAREALAHTSGTGKEKEKEKGCVTAVLGERTETFFDAFRRTDAQRKKPQISSVLGSVSQSLVDRTGGKESPFEGAYLTSWYPVAADPLWEPMRKVVSDFAFGDDTVDPDDSGAQTTWIAYTVLSEILKRFKEGEQITGPKVKRALNESQPVNTGGLTPNLSWRYQDMRAVAGFPRIVNGQVTFQIVQAGRLVAQPGERSLDMTPTLVTAPPMA